A genomic stretch from Flavobacterium sp. KS-LB2 includes:
- a CDS encoding SusC/RagA family TonB-linked outer membrane protein, with protein sequence MKTIYKKLLILVLLLPFSILAQNTVGGTVLDKVSGQPIPGVNVNVQGAANGVSTDFDGKYQLSNVKKGDKVVFSYIGYKNTVVDYVAQKVMNVSLEEDANQLKEVVIQVGYGTVKKKDATGAVTVLTTKDFNKGPVTSADQMIQGKVAGLQIINGGGSPGEGATIRIRSGSSLSANNDPLYVIDGVPVAAGGVEGSRNPLSTINQNNIESISVLKDASATAIYGSRASNGVIIITTKKGKAGDLQVNYNGNFQVSEITNKVDALSSKQFRDFVTTNGSAAQVALMGAADTDWQDEIYRTAIGTDHNISLSGGSDNIVYRASVGYANLNGILKRDNMERTTLGVGVTGNFLDNHLKIELNNNTSLINSNYSNRGAIGSAIRFDPTQAVRNPDGTFFQWYTSPTEINQLSGRNPLSQIEQQNSYGTSYRSIGNIQTEYKMHFLPELKAVANFGYDQLTGRSFGNTEADYLNGLSGSGFNNTYENNQSRFNKLMDLFLNYNKKVESINTVFDVTGGYSYQDFRESYRSSNFNFQSNNTTVGTNFPTRINLQSFFARTNISIADKYLLTLSYRRDGTSRFTETNRWANFPAVALAWKLNEESFLKDVESISTLKIRGGWGITGQQDIGVSYPSIPLYLASNTAAQYQFGSDFYTTYRPQPYNSNLKWEQTTTVNAGLDFGFVNNRINGSVDLYKRTTKDLLLYTQNPSFFGFSNFDNYNVGTIENKGIEIAGEVIPVRNDNFEWRIGGNITFQDSKITKLTTTQPNTPGINIGGYEGATGNTIQNHQVGYAPSSFYVYEQAYGVDGKPLDGVYIDRNKDGLITQQDKYRFHKPAADVFYGFNTSVTYKNFDMGMNWRGSWGNYNYNNVDSSKGSFNNILIRNTDLSNGVENLLETGFQSNDTKRFESDYYIQDASFIRLDNVSVGYTFNQKENSTSLVKLTLSAQNVLVITKYEGLDPEISGGIDGNLYPRPITFTLGLNVNF encoded by the coding sequence ATGAAAACAATTTATAAAAAGTTGTTAATTTTAGTACTGCTACTCCCTTTTAGTATTCTGGCTCAGAATACTGTTGGCGGAACTGTTCTTGATAAAGTTTCAGGACAGCCAATTCCGGGGGTAAATGTAAATGTACAAGGTGCCGCAAATGGTGTTTCTACTGATTTTGATGGTAAATATCAGTTGTCTAATGTTAAGAAAGGGGATAAAGTCGTGTTTTCTTATATTGGATATAAAAATACAGTTGTGGATTATGTTGCCCAAAAAGTAATGAACGTTTCTTTAGAAGAGGATGCGAATCAATTAAAAGAAGTTGTGATCCAAGTGGGTTATGGTACTGTTAAGAAGAAAGATGCTACCGGAGCGGTAACAGTATTGACAACTAAAGATTTTAATAAAGGACCAGTAACTTCTGCGGATCAAATGATTCAAGGTAAGGTAGCTGGTTTGCAGATCATCAACGGTGGAGGTTCTCCAGGTGAAGGTGCTACAATTAGAATTAGAAGTGGGTCTTCTTTATCTGCAAACAACGATCCATTATATGTGATTGATGGTGTGCCAGTTGCTGCTGGTGGAGTAGAAGGAAGTAGAAACCCATTGTCTACAATCAACCAAAACAACATCGAATCTATTTCGGTTTTGAAAGACGCTTCGGCTACTGCAATTTATGGTTCACGTGCTTCGAATGGGGTAATTATTATTACAACCAAAAAAGGAAAAGCAGGTGATTTACAAGTAAATTATAACGGAAATTTTCAAGTATCTGAAATCACTAATAAAGTAGATGCTTTGTCAAGTAAACAATTCAGAGATTTTGTAACCACTAACGGAAGTGCTGCGCAAGTAGCATTAATGGGTGCTGCTGATACAGACTGGCAAGATGAAATCTATAGAACGGCTATTGGTACAGACCATAATATTTCATTAAGTGGTGGTTCTGATAACATAGTATATAGAGCGTCTGTAGGTTATGCAAATCTAAATGGTATCTTGAAAAGAGATAACATGGAGAGAACAACATTAGGTGTTGGTGTAACAGGTAATTTCTTGGATAATCATTTAAAAATTGAATTAAACAATAATACATCTCTTATAAACAGTAATTATAGTAATCGTGGTGCTATTGGATCCGCTATTCGTTTTGACCCAACACAAGCGGTAAGAAATCCTGATGGAACTTTTTTCCAATGGTATACTTCTCCTACTGAAATCAATCAATTGTCGGGAAGAAATCCATTGTCTCAAATTGAGCAACAAAATAGTTACGGAACATCATACAGAAGTATTGGAAACATCCAAACGGAGTATAAAATGCATTTCTTACCAGAATTGAAAGCGGTTGCTAACTTTGGTTACGATCAGTTGACAGGTAGATCATTTGGAAATACAGAAGCTGATTACCTTAATGGTCTTTCTGGTTCTGGATTTAATAACACTTATGAAAATAATCAATCACGTTTTAATAAGTTGATGGATTTGTTTTTGAATTACAATAAAAAAGTAGAATCAATCAATACTGTTTTTGATGTAACGGGTGGTTATTCATATCAAGATTTTAGAGAGTCTTACAGATCTTCAAACTTTAATTTTCAAAGTAACAATACTACTGTAGGTACTAATTTCCCTACTCGTATTAACTTGCAATCTTTTTTTGCGAGAACAAACATTAGTATTGCCGATAAATATTTATTGACTTTATCATACAGACGTGATGGTACTTCAAGATTTACAGAAACAAATCGTTGGGCAAATTTCCCTGCTGTTGCTTTAGCTTGGAAATTGAATGAAGAAAGCTTTTTGAAAGATGTAGAAAGTATTTCTACATTAAAAATCCGTGGAGGTTGGGGTATTACTGGACAACAAGATATTGGAGTTAGCTACCCATCTATTCCATTGTATTTAGCTTCTAATACAGCTGCTCAATACCAGTTTGGGAGTGATTTTTATACAACCTACAGACCACAACCTTATAATAGTAACTTAAAATGGGAACAAACTACTACCGTTAATGCTGGTTTGGACTTTGGATTTGTAAACAATAGGATAAATGGTAGTGTTGATTTATACAAGAGAACTACTAAAGATTTATTATTGTACACACAAAATCCTTCTTTCTTTGGATTCTCAAACTTTGACAATTACAACGTAGGAACAATCGAAAATAAGGGAATTGAAATTGCTGGTGAGGTAATTCCTGTTCGCAATGACAATTTTGAATGGAGAATTGGTGGTAACATTACATTTCAAGATTCTAAAATCACCAAGTTAACTACTACACAGCCAAATACTCCGGGTATTAATATTGGAGGGTACGAAGGTGCTACTGGAAATACGATTCAAAACCACCAAGTAGGTTATGCACCAAGTTCTTTTTATGTGTATGAGCAAGCGTATGGTGTAGACGGAAAACCATTAGATGGTGTGTATATCGATAGAAATAAAGATGGATTGATTACGCAACAAGATAAATACCGTTTTCATAAACCTGCAGCTGATGTTTTTTACGGTTTCAATACTAGCGTAACTTACAAAAACTTTGATATGGGGATGAACTGGAGAGGATCTTGGGGGAACTATAATTACAACAACGTAGATTCTAGTAAAGGTTCTTTCAATAACATTTTGATTAGGAACACAGATTTATCTAATGGTGTTGAAAATTTACTAGAAACAGGTTTTCAATCAAATGATACTAAACGTTTCGAATCGGATTACTACATTCAAGATGCTTCTTTTATTAGATTGGACAACGTAAGTGTTGGATATACTTTCAATCAAAAAGAGAATTCAACTTCATTAGTTAAATTGACATTGTCAGCTCAAAATGTTTTGGTAATTACTAAATATGAAGGTTTAGATCCAGAAATTTCTGGAGGTATTGATGGAAATTTATACCCACGACCAATTACTTTCACGTTAGGTTTAAACGTTAATTTCTAA